In Miscanthus floridulus cultivar M001 chromosome 8, ASM1932011v1, whole genome shotgun sequence, the sequence AGCTTAATTTTCATAAGCTTGTGCCCAGCTTCTTCAAAATCAACACTGGACATAATAGTCAAATATATTGTTCTTCTAAGATTCACAAGATTCGTCTCTGTTCTATCCCTTATCTCCATTTGTTCCTCATCCTCTTCATCGGATTcttcctcatcttcatcatcatcagaaGCAGCATCTGAtccttcttcatcttcagaaGACTCTGCTCCCAGGATGCTTCTCTTTAGATTCTCATATGCCTTCTCATCTTCAACAAAATTGGGGTTTGCCCAGAAAACATCTGCAATTAAAGAGAGGTCAGCATTACATTACACACAACTGGATCTCCACTCTCCAGTCAGAAAGTCCATATTATCAATGTAGCATAGAGGAATATCTATGCAGCAAAACCTTACTTAGATTGGTCTCAGGGTCTAGGTCATCTTCAAGGGATATCTCATGTGTAAACTGGTCCTCCTGCTCCACTAGATCCAGCTCTGGACGGATGGCTGGGAAACCCTACATAAATGGAACAAAAATCATGTCAGAACATTCAATTGAACATGCAACACAAAAAACACCAGGCTTCTCAACTTCGAGCCTTTTCTAAATCAGGAGCATGGTTTTTGAGGCGTCGCCTAGGCATTGAGGCATACCCCAGGTGCCACAGGATGACACAAGGTTTTAGTTACGCCATATCACCTAGGTGTCGCCTAGAAGGAGCCTAGGCGTACAGCCGTATCCCCAGCACAACAGGACACCACAGCACCTCAAAAACCATGACCACAAGTGTAACTTTACCTGGAATTTAGCCTTTCTGATTGCAAAAAGGCCTTCAATAAGAAACTGCACTCTCTTGTCTATTTCTCCTTCATGAAGAATGCCTCGAAATCTTTCAAAAATAGCTGCATGAATTGATCAACAGGTAAATACTTTGTGAATGGAACAAGAAATAGGAGAGAGAACAAAACTAACAGCGTGGGATCAATAAGGTCAAATTAAGGCTGAGTAAGTGTTTCAGCATTTATAAATAAATAATCACTAATCACATTTAATGCCAAACATAGCATTCACCCTcgaataaaaaataaatatttttggACACAGTATTCAAAAGAGAACAGAAAACTAAACATCAATCCGTCTTATAATGAGTGACAAACATAAAGAAAAAATAACAAGCTTCAATTACAACCCAAACAAGTCCACTATATCATCTTTTGTATGTCTCATCCAGTTTTTAATGGAGAAATATATTAGCCAGAACATAAATAGTTGACTGTACACACACTAAAATAATATATGCATATAGTTAATGGAAAGATTATATGCATCGGCTCGAAGGAATACACCCTCCGGTCCAGTTTGCACATgcatatcaagattcaaacttcACAATCTTGAACCAATAATTTGGCCAGTAATTTTAATACAAACTTGATATAGTTAGATAATAAATCAAATATACTGCCAATGATCATAAATTTATAACCATAAAAAAACAACAATAAATGAATGTCCAAATTGTAATTTGGGAGACCATGTCATGTCTGACTGTGCCTTATAAACTGGACCGGAGGGAGTATTACACAATCGAGATGTCTAGAACAATTCAGAAAATTTTTGACCGTTTACTTATGGTGGCTAACAGTAGTTTGTACCTTTAAAAGCAACCTTCATGTCACATAGCTAACGTATATACACAAGTTTCCATCTTACTTAATTAGGCAACTAGCACAGAGGATAATGTTGCCAGATTCAATTCAATTCATATAGCAGCATAAATTAAATAATTGTACTTACGCATCAAAACTTTTCTTCTCCAGAGCATCCAAAACTAAGGCTGAACATCTAGTCGTTCACCATTGGTCCACAATAATGCATCTTATACAAAGTTAAAACGAGGTTTCTACATTCTACCAAAACCCAGATAATCACATGATTGACCTAACCATCATCATGGTATCCAAGTATTTTAGAATTAACCACGAGACCATACTACATTAGAGACTCAAACAATTTGAAAATCCATAAATGAATGCCGATGGTATAAAATGTGTGTTGAGAAAACCATTCTGCATCACCAAAAGCTAACAAGTTTAGCAAGCCATACTCAGAGCACTGTTTGAAATAGCTCACCATGAAGCCCTTGAGGAGACAAGTCCTGCAGCATTGCCCCACACTCTTTGACAAACCCCACAGCAACCTATCATTGACATACACATATTCCAGAAATGAGTAAGTTGTTAATTGTTAACAAGATTAAAAAAAGTCAAAAAGTACATAAGGTCCAAGCTATGTACCTCAACACTATCATCAGTTGGATTTTCCAGGAGTACAGTAAGAAGCTCCAGCGCCACAAGCTCATGTGCCACCACCTGATTTACCAAGTGCGCAATGAATTTGGTTGCCGCAAGCAATTGAGGCTGCAAGTAAAGGAGAACTTTAGTAAGAAATATATGCAGAAACTAACAATAAAGTATGTAATTCTTCATACTCAAATATTAAGCATCCTAAATGTAAGCAACAATTCATCCTATGTACATAAACAGCAGACGCCAGTGCATATAGGACCCAGGTAGAAACAGCAACTTCCGTTAGTTCTTTTATTTGATTTGAAACCAGAATCCAAGTAGAAGGTATACCCTATGTAACTTTCCAAACCTGCATCGATCCAGTTCATGTGTTCTAATACAAATGGAAAGCAATGTAAAGTGTTGTGCAAAAATTTTCATGAGCCTAACTACAACACTTCGTAACAACAGAACAGCAGACCTATTGGTACAAATAGTTCTGCTTCGCTGCAGACTTAAGTAGCCAATTTTGTTTTCCAGACTAATATAAATGGCATAGCCCATTTTGTAAATGAGTTGAAACAATTGCAAAGATCTTGATCAGGATTAGGTAAGAAACCTTACATTAAGCTAAATTAGTTCTATGAAATCACCTTGGAATGCAACTAGACCCCAGCATTTGTAAATTCTAAATAAATGAGTCATTCTTAAACCAAAAGGTAAAAAAGTATTAATTCTTCTTGAGCTAAGGAAAATGAAGACAAGCTCACCTTGTCATTTCGCTTATATGCCCTCTTCAGCTGGAGCACAACACGAACAAGAAGCAACCGCCCAATCTCAGGGAACTTGGTATTCACAACCGCAACTAGCGCAGCTAATACATCAGTGAACCCAGGTGAGGCCATCTGTGACTTGATGCAAGACTGACAGAAGAGCCCCCGCCCACGAACAAGGTTCTCTGCAAAGAGCTCCGGCACTATATTCTTGATATTGGTCGCATTCACCTTATTCACCAGCCCATTGATGCTCTTCTTGAGAGCATCCCAGGTGAGGCGCTGATACTCAGGGCTCGACTTGTCCTCCACATCACGCATCATCTGCGCCATGCGGAAAGGCGGGATGTAGATCCCACCCGTGCGGCCAGGGATCATCTCCGGAagcagcggtggtggtggaggcagtggcgGGGTCGGCTCCCTCTTCACAGGGCTTCTCCGGCGCTCGTCTCCGTCGTCCTCCCTTCGCCTACGGTCATCCCGCCGACTGGAGCCCTCGTCtcggcgccggcggcggtggcgacggtcGTCGGGTGAGGACCCTGACTCCGAGCTAGGgctccggcggcggtggcgccggctgtccctctccctctcccggtCTCGCTTGCCACGGCGGTCGTCCGGGTCGTCATCCGCATCCCTAGCCCGCCTGCGCCGACGGCCTTCCTCCTTCTCATCGTCGGAAACCCTATCGCGCATCCTCCGGCGTTCGACACCATCCTCCCCATCTGAAACCCTGTCGCGCCGGGGAGGGCGGTTGTCGCCGTCCTCATCCCTTCCGGGCTTGGCGTG encodes:
- the LOC136471469 gene encoding uncharacterized protein, with translation MAASASASASPPRRRHSHRDDISPRRRKRRASPSPSPPRSPSPGVDADRRRRSRASPPDSDRRGRRRDAKLSEEKENGHAKPGRDEDGDNRPPRRDRVSDGEDGVERRRMRDRVSDDEKEEGRRRRRARDADDDPDDRRGKRDRERERDSRRHRRRSPSSESGSSPDDRRHRRRRRDEGSSRRDDRRRREDDGDERRRSPVKREPTPPLPPPPPLLPEMIPGRTGGIYIPPFRMAQMMRDVEDKSSPEYQRLTWDALKKSINGLVNKVNATNIKNIVPELFAENLVRGRGLFCQSCIKSQMASPGFTDVLAALVAVVNTKFPEIGRLLLVRVVLQLKRAYKRNDKPQLLAATKFIAHLVNQVVAHELVALELLTVLLENPTDDSVEVAVGFVKECGAMLQDLSPQGLHAIFERFRGILHEGEIDKRVQFLIEGLFAIRKAKFQGFPAIRPELDLVEQEDQFTHEISLEDDLDPETNLNVFWANPNFVEDEKAYENLKRSILGAESSEDEEGSDAASDDDEDEEESDEEDEEQMEIRDRTETNLVNLRRTIYLTIMSSVDFEEAGHKLMKIKLEPGQEMELCIMLLECCSQERTYLRYYGLLGQRFCMINKVYQENFEKCFVQQYSMIHRLETNKLRNVAKFFAHLLGTDALPWHVLAYIRLTEEDTTSSSRIFIKILFQELSEHLGIRLLNERLNDPNMQGSFESIFPKDHPKNTRFSINFFTSIGLGGITESLREYLKNMPRLIMQQQKPESSESESSGSESGSESSSAGSSSESESESSSDESDRRRSKKRRKRT